In Phormidium yuhuli AB48, one genomic interval encodes:
- the vapB gene encoding type II toxin-antitoxin system VapB family antitoxin: protein MTSSTADTTASRPETILEKLRDLPETQQQQVLDYIEFLAQKYPKPQPRSKKPRVAGLHKGKVWISDDFNDPLPPEYWSGQG from the coding sequence ATGACCTCCTCCACCGCTGATACCACTGCTTCCCGGCCTGAGACGATTCTGGAGAAACTGCGAGACTTACCCGAGACGCAACAGCAACAAGTCTTAGACTATATCGAGTTCCTGGCCCAGAAATATCCCAAACCGCAACCGCGATCGAAAAAACCCCGTGTCGCCGGACTGCATAAGGGCAAAGTTTGGATATCAGATGATTTCAACGATCCGCTTCCTCCCGAATACTGGAGTGGACAAGGGTGA
- a CDS encoding type II toxin-antitoxin system VapC family toxin, giving the protein MRLLLDTHVFIWWVGLPEKLSETVTTLLGNRDNELFLSVASVWEMQIKLKSGKLTLDLPLEEMILGQQEENDLNLLNIDVADVWVLDGLPVPHRDPFDRIIIAQSIRGELSLISVDRLFDSYPIHRLW; this is encoded by the coding sequence GTGAGACTCCTGCTAGATACTCATGTTTTTATCTGGTGGGTCGGCTTACCCGAAAAACTCTCCGAGACAGTGACAACCCTGTTAGGGAACCGTGATAATGAGTTGTTTTTGAGTGTCGCCAGTGTTTGGGAGATGCAAATCAAACTCAAAAGCGGTAAATTGACGCTGGATTTGCCCTTAGAGGAGATGATTCTGGGCCAACAAGAGGAAAATGACCTAAACCTATTAAATATCGATGTGGCCGACGTTTGGGTGTTAGATGGCTTACCGGTTCCCCATCGCGACCCCTTTGATCGTATCATTATTGCCCAATCGATTCGTGGCGAATTATCCCTGATTAGTGTCGATCGCCTCTTTGATTCCTATCCCATTCACCGGCTTTGGTGA